The region TTGTTCTTGACCTAACACTAAGTAAATTGGTGCTATTTCTCCATTTTTAATTTTATTTAATTGTTGTTGCAAACTCATAGCTATCATCCATTCTTCTTTAGATTCATTAGCGGCAATAATAATATTCATCTCTTATCCTATCATTATCCACCTCTTTTTCCTAGTCTGATTCCATCATTGTTTCACCTTCTTTTAACTCCCGAGACCAAGGGTACCATTGATAATACACCATCCCTTGTTGATCAGTTCGGTAGATAGTCAGATTTTTTTTGATTAGTCGTTGTAAAACAATCTCATGAGGGTGCCCAAAAGTATTATTAACTCCACATGAAATAATGGCTTCTGTTGGTGACACCGCTTCTAAAAACAACTCGCTTGTTGACGTTTTACTACCATGATGGCCCACTTTCAAAATATCAGCTTTCAAATTGTTTGAATGGGCTAATAGTTCTGACTCTCCTTCTTTTTCTAAATCTCCTGTCATTAAAAACTTTTTATCTTTTATCGTAAAGGTTAAGACTAGAGAGTTATTGTTGCCACCATCCCCTCTTTTAAAGGGATATAAACTAGTTACTAAATGTTTATTGATCAACCAACTGTTAGACGCTAACGTTCGCTCTATTTGCGTTCCTTGATGACTTATGTTTTTCAACTGCTCTTTAAAATTAGAAGATTGCTCTGAGCCATCTGCAAAAGTAACTTTTTTTATTGTCACACAGTCATTTATTTTTTCTAAATCACCAAAATGATCTTCGTGTCCATGGGTAATAAAAATCTGATCTAACTGTGTAATCCCAAAACTTTTTAAGAGTGGCACTACACCATAATCCGCTTTTGAGTGCGTCATTATTTTTTCTTGCCAAGGCTCTTTTTTATACTTTCTCTGACCGCCAACATCAATCATCATCGCCCCTTTATTAAAAGGGAGTTTCAATAAAAAACCATCTCCCTGTCCAACATCAACAAACATGGCTGCCCCTACAGGATTAATGTATTTAAAAGAAGACGGTATAATTAAAATCAATAACAAAACAAGATAGCAACTATATTTTGTCTTATGCGACACTGCTAACCAATACATTATCAGCATCAAACATAAGATAAATACACTAATTGGCAACTGCCCTGTGACAAAATGGCCTGGGCTGTTAATTGATAACCAAGCTAATATCTCATCAAATTTATTTAATATACTCTCAACAAAATCATTCCAAAATCCTATAGAAATAATTGGACATAGACATAACATAACCACTATTGCAGGCATTAAAAACCAACTAAAAATAGGAATTAACATCAAAGTTAACACTAAAGAAAGCAAGTGCCATTCAAAAAAGTTATAAGCAATAATCGGAATTGAAAAAATTGAAATTACTAAAGAAAAATAACAGCCTCTCCAAATCCTGTTTTTTAAACCACCCACGATAGGCTGTAAAAATAAAATAAAAAAAGTCAAGGCAAAAGATAATTGTCCACCTGCTTGTAGTAATAAAAACGGGTTAATCACAAAACAACTTATTAATGTTAAGGACCAACAATCTAACTTTGTCAATCTATTGCCTAATTGTTTATTACAGGTCAACAGCCAAATATATAACGTACTACGTAAAACACTCGTTGAAAAACCTGTTAAAATAGCGAATGTACCTAAAAAAATAGTATCTATTACTAATAAATAATTTTTAATTCCTCCTAAACGTAAGTAGATGTAATGTAGGCCACTTAAAAAGAAGAAGATATGAAAACCTGATATACTAAAAAAATGCATAATTCCTAATTGACTTAAGACACCTTTAACTTTTTGAAAATCATCGTCTTTAACGCCCAATATAAGACTTTTCATATAGGAAGCTGTGGTTACTCCAAAATTTTTAGTTATATATCGCTTAATTTTCACTCTAAGAAGTGACAAATATTCCCAAGGATTATGCCCAATATCTACCTGTAGTGTTTGAACTTTTTGTAAGTCTGCTATCTTCCTTATATTTTGTTGTCTTAAATATTTTTTATAATCAAATGCACCTCTATTACGCTTGAAATTAGGTTCATTTATATTAAAGACCCCTTTAATGATTAGATACTTATCTATTTCTCCTATTTTTTTCTTGGTATCTGCCGACTTAATTCGGTATCTTACTTGATAAGTTTGATTATTTAAAGTAGATTTGCCTACTGCTTGCATCACGTCACCATTAACTTTTATTTTTGTAGGATTAATTCTTAAAACTAGTGGTTGATTTAGTAAGTCATCAGATAAGCTTGCATCTCTATTAGTGGACACTTGCCATAAAAAAAGGATGCTACAGACTCCCATGATAAAAAAACAGCTCATAATTAGCACGAGCTGTCTTGATTTTATTAAGCGTCTTGTAAATAGTAAAAAAAGACCCAGACTAAGCCAATTTTCCGTCACAATGATCAAATCAGTACAAATAACACCTAATGTAGCAAAGATAATATAGCCTTCAATTGATTTTAATTGTTTAATCTTTCGTAAATAATTCATCATTAAAATTTTTGGCAATAGCCTCATTACCAAGTTGGATATCAGCAAAATATTTTTGCGAAAGTGTTACTTTATCGACTGTCACACCCGCTTGCTCGATTAATTTTAAAGCGTATTCATCATTCCGATAGTCAGTTAGATAATGTATTTTATTAATGCCTGCCTGTAAAATCATTTTTGTACATTGTAAACAAGGGAAGTGTGTCACATAAATTTCTGCCCCTTCCGTTGGGACACCAAACTTGGCACACTGTAAAATAGCATTCATCTCAGCATGAATGGTTCTCACACAATGATTGTTCACTACATAGCATCCCTCATCAATACAGTGACTATCTCCACTAACTGATCCATTGTATCCACCAGCAATAATACGACTATCGCGAACAATTGTTGCTCCAACTGCTAATCTTGAACAAGTACTTCTCAACGAAAGTAGCACACTTTGTGCCATAAAATATTGATCCCAAGGAATTCTTTCAAATGTCACCCTAACACCTAACTTTCTCTCACTTATTTTTATTACCATTATTGTATAGGTTCAAAGTAACTATCGCAACTATTTAATTAGTGGAAACTCCTCGTTTTTGCTGCTCACAACGCCTCCTAATTTTAGTATTTTAAATATGAATACTTGCTTTTAACTTTTCGACCGTCTCAGCCCCAATCCCTGATATATTTTTCAACTCATCAATTGACTGAAAAGAACCATGTTCTTCTCGATAAGCAATAATAGCTTCTGCTTTTTTAGGTCCTATACCTGATAAACTCTGCAACATCATTAAATCTGCTTCATTCAGATTAATGCCTTCGTTCTGACTTGTCTCATTTCCTATTATCATCTCATCTTTAGTTTTACTATCAGATAAGGGAGGCTCTAGATAGTGATACTCCTCAGGAATTTCCTCACCTGACTTTGGAACATAGACAACGGCTTGGTCTTCAACTATCCTTGCAAAATTAAGTTGATCTGGATCTGCCTCTTTTGTGAAACCACCTGCCAACTCTACTAACTCTATAATCCTCTCATTTTGTTTAATTTGATACATTCCCGGTTTATTCACAGCACCTTTTATATCTGCATAATTAATACTATTAATTTCTTCCTTCTTTGTTCCATTTTGATCTACTTGTTTGACTGACTCCAAATTAATTGTTTTAGGATCTTTTTCCATAACCTCAACAGATGATTCATTCGGCTCATTCTTAATCTCAGATAGACTCGTGTTACTTTTACTATCTGATACTTTATCTCTTGGCTCCCCCTCATTGGTCCATACTTGCACTCCAATTATACCTACTATCATCACAAATCCACTCACAATTAAAATTAATTTAATGTGAGATAAGAGATACTTTTTGATAAGTAACATGTCTAGTCCCTCCTTTTCACCATACTTAAAGATTCGTATTTTCTCATAAAACACTTGAAAATAAAAAAAAGCTAGGCAAATTTGCCTAGCTTTTCAAGAAAGTTCTATTCTTCTGAATCCTCATCGTCTTCATCATAATCAAGGTCATCTTCATCAATGATTGTTAATTCGTCTTCCACACCTTCTGGAACTTCTTCTTCATCATTAATGTCTTCAGCACCAATTTCTGATAAATCTTTGTTGTATTCAGCAATTTCTTCTTCTTCTTCTTCTTCTTCTTCGATATAGTCTGGATCTTCATCATCGACTAAATCTGCATCTTCTGGATCATCGTCATTGTAATCAATCGCATTTTCATCGTTCATGTCTAAGAAAGCATTCACTTTTTTACGTTTCTTACGACGTGGCGTATCTTCATCCTCATCTTCACCAAGATGTGATACTTCTTCATCGATTGAATCAATTGGATACCAAGAGCGTAAGCCCCAACGGTTTTCTCCTAAAGAAATAAAACTACCATCAATATTTAAATCTGTATAAAATTGAGGTAAGTTTTCACGAATATCACTATCCGCTTTACCTAAGTAATTTTGAATTTGATTGACTAAGTCAGAAAACTCCATAACATCGCCACGTTGCGATAAAATCGCATGAGCAACTTCAATCATTGATAGTTCGTTTTTATTAACACCTTCAAAAACTTTTATTTCCAAACGGCACACGTCCTTTCGCAGTCTACTCCTTATCATACAATATTTCGTAGATAAAAAGCAATTAAAAAATCACTTATTCTTAAACTCTTTTGACTTTTCTTAAATATTTCCTTACTCAGCAAAACGTAAATCCAATTGATAATCTCCTAATTTTTCTGTTCCTGCTTTTAACTGATAATCAATAATTGCCTCACCTGCAATCGGCTTATCTTGTAAAACCAAATGCGCTTTGATCGTCACAACATCAATCAGCATCATACCATATGGTGTACGGTAGTTAGTCGACTGGGATTTAGTTAAATCAAAACTCATTTTAACGCGTTGTTCAGCTGCCCGGGTCAGATGCACCACACCATTTTCTTCAAACTTCACAGTCACAGGAATTTTTAAACTTTCCCCTGTTTCTAGTTCATATTGTTCCTCATAACGTAGATATAAGGTCTCAGCCATCTTAACTACTTGACCAGGGACATCAAAAACATGAACTTCTTCCTCACCATTTACCGTAATGGTTGTTTTTAAGTGCACGTTTACCTTTATTCCATTCTTCATGCTTTACTCTCCTTTAAATCATTCCACACTATCTTTCTCAGTGTGAGCCTTATCTCATATCTTATAGTTATTTCTCTTTAGTTTCAAGCCTCATAATGAAAGTTAGTAATGACTAAGTTTCAAACCAATTAGTCACTTTTTTATGAAATATCGTTTATAATAAAGTCATTATCGACTACTTTATTTTAGGTCACCACTATATTAGAAATAGAAATGGACGAGATTGATGATGAAAACTTACCAAACCCTTTTTAAACAAAGCAATAGCTTACTCTTTAACCAACCATGCGTCATGCAAAAGGATGCTTTAACCCCTTTTGCTCTTACTGACGTGTTTATTCAGTATGTAGCAACACATAATGTTCCTATTTTTCATTTTTGGCAAG is a window of Vagococcus intermedius DNA encoding:
- a CDS encoding DUF1934 domain-containing protein, with the protein product MKNGIKVNVHLKTTITVNGEEEVHVFDVPGQVVKMAETLYLRYEEQYELETGESLKIPVTVKFEENGVVHLTRAAEQRVKMSFDLTKSQSTNYRTPYGMMLIDVVTIKAHLVLQDKPIAGEAIIDYQLKAGTEKLGDYQLDLRFAE
- a CDS encoding helix-hairpin-helix domain-containing protein; translation: MLLIKKYLLSHIKLILIVSGFVMIVGIIGVQVWTNEGEPRDKVSDSKSNTSLSEIKNEPNESSVEVMEKDPKTINLESVKQVDQNGTKKEEINSINYADIKGAVNKPGMYQIKQNERIIELVELAGGFTKEADPDQLNFARIVEDQAVVYVPKSGEEIPEEYHYLEPPLSDSKTKDEMIIGNETSQNEGINLNEADLMMLQSLSGIGPKKAEAIIAYREEHGSFQSIDELKNISGIGAETVEKLKASIHI
- a CDS encoding ComE operon protein 2; protein product: MTFERIPWDQYFMAQSVLLSLRSTCSRLAVGATIVRDSRIIAGGYNGSVSGDSHCIDEGCYVVNNHCVRTIHAEMNAILQCAKFGVPTEGAEIYVTHFPCLQCTKMILQAGINKIHYLTDYRNDEYALKLIEQAGVTVDKVTLSQKYFADIQLGNEAIAKNFNDELFTKD
- the rpoE gene encoding DNA-directed RNA polymerase subunit delta, with product MEIKVFEGVNKNELSMIEVAHAILSQRGDVMEFSDLVNQIQNYLGKADSDIRENLPQFYTDLNIDGSFISLGENRWGLRSWYPIDSIDEEVSHLGEDEDEDTPRRKKRKKVNAFLDMNDENAIDYNDDDPEDADLVDDEDPDYIEEEEEEEEEIAEYNKDLSEIGAEDINDEEEVPEGVEDELTIIDEDDLDYDEDDEDSEE
- a CDS encoding DNA internalization-related competence protein ComEC/Rec2; translated protein: MNYLRKIKQLKSIEGYIIFATLGVICTDLIIVTENWLSLGLFLLFTRRLIKSRQLVLIMSCFFIMGVCSILFLWQVSTNRDASLSDDLLNQPLVLRINPTKIKVNGDVMQAVGKSTLNNQTYQVRYRIKSADTKKKIGEIDKYLIIKGVFNINEPNFKRNRGAFDYKKYLRQQNIRKIADLQKVQTLQVDIGHNPWEYLSLLRVKIKRYITKNFGVTTASYMKSLILGVKDDDFQKVKGVLSQLGIMHFFSISGFHIFFFLSGLHYIYLRLGGIKNYLLVIDTIFLGTFAILTGFSTSVLRSTLYIWLLTCNKQLGNRLTKLDCWSLTLISCFVINPFLLLQAGGQLSFALTFFILFLQPIVGGLKNRIWRGCYFSLVISIFSIPIIAYNFFEWHLLSLVLTLMLIPIFSWFLMPAIVVMLCLCPIISIGFWNDFVESILNKFDEILAWLSINSPGHFVTGQLPISVFILCLMLIMYWLAVSHKTKYSCYLVLLLILIIPSSFKYINPVGAAMFVDVGQGDGFLLKLPFNKGAMMIDVGGQRKYKKEPWQEKIMTHSKADYGVVPLLKSFGITQLDQIFITHGHEDHFGDLEKINDCVTIKKVTFADGSEQSSNFKEQLKNISHQGTQIERTLASNSWLINKHLVTSLYPFKRGDGGNNNSLVLTFTIKDKKFLMTGDLEKEGESELLAHSNNLKADILKVGHHGSKTSTSELFLEAVSPTEAIISCGVNNTFGHPHEIVLQRLIKKNLTIYRTDQQGMVYYQWYPWSRELKEGETMMESD